The genome window CCACCGTGGACGGCTATGCGATGATACAGAATACGATTGGCAAACATAAGCCGATGACGTACATGGTCGGGGTCGATTCCAAGGGACAGTGCACGGACGTCGAATTGCTCGTCTTTCGTGAAGCCCGTGGCAGCGAAGTCCGCACCAAACGCTTCAACGTTCAGTACGAGGGCAAGACCGTCTTTGACCCGATCCGCATCAATAAGGACATCATCAATATCAGCGGAGCGACGATGTCGGTGCGCTCGATGAGTGCCGGCGTGAAACGCGTGCTCGTGCTGATCGACGAGTTTTACCTCAAGCCCCAAGGAATCGGTAGCGATACGATCCAGGCGCGGAAAGCG of Nitrospirota bacterium contains these proteins:
- a CDS encoding FMN-binding protein is translated as MKTSSLSLIAILAIFGMPVPAWAERIWDSELKRYLTEQEMMHAEVYLTEEEALKLMFPKSERIRKEIITLSPEKKSLVQERIGWKFPEESFEVYIGETGSTVDGYAMIQNTIGKHKPMTYMVGVDSKGQCTDVELLVFREARGSEVRTKRFNVQYEGKTVFDPIRINKDIINISGATMSVRSMSAGVKRVLVLIDEFYLKPQGIGSDTIQARKAEKGFFGSLFGF